CCGGTAGGCGTCTAACAGCATTTTCAGGTCGTCAATGGTTTGCTGAATGCGCCGGCCGTCGTCGGTATCCTTCACCCGGATTCGCTTTTTATTGTGCTCAACGATCTTTGTGTGAGAATGGATGTCTTCCCCTTTTTCAATGGCTTTTTGTGTTGATTCGAAGGGCTGATGGGCCGCAAGGAGTAAGCCATACGAGTTAAAAATGAGCGTATAGCCCGCAATACCGGTCTGCGACTGATAGGCTTTTGCAAATCCGCCGTCAATAACGAGAAGCTTGCCGCCCGCTTTAATAGGATCTTCGCCGCCTTTGACTTTCACGGGAACGTGCCCGTTCAGGATGTGACCTTTCGCAGGATTCATCCCGAATTCGCGCAGGATGGCTTCCGCCACATTTTGTTCTGTGCGGTATTTGTAATAGGGATTTTTGTTTTCGGTGTGCGCTGATTTATCGGCTATGAAGTAGCGCTCAAAGGTTGCCATCTTATCTTTGCCGAACAGTGGCGACTGCGGACCGCTCCACAGGTACCACATGGTATCCATGCCGTAGAGTTTCTGCTCCGGTTTGTCCTTGGCGAAGTAGCCCTGTCGCGCCAGCCGTTCGAGCCGGTCCATGAACGCGCGGGGGCCGTGATCTACGCCTTCAAAGGTGAAGTGCGCGAGCTTGCCATCTTTGGTCATGGGGATACAGCCGTGATACAACAGGTTCCCGTTGAAAGTCAGGTACATGCTGCCTTTGGAAAACAGGAATCGTGTGTGTGCCTGAAGGCGCTCGCTGTTCTTGAATGAAAGCACAAGTTTCTCCATCACAATGGCTTCATCTTCGGAAAGCTGATAAGGATTTTCCGGATCGATGGTCGGGAAATGGCTGTCAATAAGCGGATAGGTAGTGCCGTTGATGTCGATGGTGGCGTCTTCAAAGTTTATCCGGTCGAGCAACAGCCGGTCTTTCATACCATACTGCGGCCTGCGCTGCACGATTTGCCCTTCAAGTTTGAGCTGAATAATGGTGATGGCCTTGTGCATGCGGGCCATGAGCATTTGCTCGTGCGAGTTGAAATCGGAACAGTCTTTGGGCATAAACTGCTTGCAGGGATCCTGTCCGTACACATCTACAGCAAGGGAGATAAGCGGGAGCATGCTGATGGCGTAGCCGTTTTCGAGCGTCTCCATGTTGGCGTAGCGCAGCGAAACCCGAATCACATTGCAGATACAGGCTTCACTTCCGGCAGCGGCACCCATCCACACGATGTCGTGATTGCCCCACTGAAAATCTACTGAGTGGTGCTCAAGAAGCTTATCCATGATGATGTGCGCACCGGGTCCGCGGTCATAGACGTCTCCGATAACGTGCAGGCGGGCAATGGTGAGCCGCTGAATGAGATAGCTCAGCGCAATAATAAATGGCCCGCCCCTGCCGGTATCTATGATGGAGTTGATAATTTTGGTGTAGTACTCCTGCCGGTTGCTGATGCTCTCCTGCTGATGCAGAAGCTCTTCGATAATGTAGGCAAAGTCCTTCGGCAGGGCCTTACGAACGCGGTTTCGGGTGTATTTGGATGAATATACGCGGCACAACTTAATCAGCCGGAAAAGGGTGTCGCTGTACCACTCAGCCTGCTTTTCTTTTTGAATGCTTTTGAGAATGAGTGGCATTTTCTGCTCCGGATAATAAATCAGGGTCGCAAGCTGCTGCTGTTCCTGCAAACTGAGCACGCCGTCAAAGATTTCATGAATACGCCGCTTGATGGATCCCGATCCGTTGCGCAGTACGTGCAAAAAGGCTTCATACTCCCCATGAATGTCGGACAAAAAGTGCTCGGTGCCTTTCGGCAGCTCCATGATGGCACTGAGGTTAATAATCTCGGTTGAGGCGGCTCGAATGGAAGGATACTGCTGTGCAAGAAGCCTGAGAAACCTCATTTCTTCTTCAGAGATATACATACGGTAAATTAATTTGGCTGATTGATGACTTTTTCCGGCTTCGGATATTTTTCAAATCCAATAAAAACAACCGGATCTTAGCGACAGACGAATTGAATAACAGAGAAATCAATGTCGGTAATTTATTCTTAAAATATACAACCTGCGACTGTGCAGAACAAAAAGCGGTTTTCCGCATAATGGCACCGATTTTTGACGGAAACCGCGCGCGGCTTGCTTCTTAACACTCAAAAGCCGTACGCAGGGATTTGAAACTCCGAATCAAAAAAGCAAGGGATTTATCTTCGTTTGGGGAGTTCCTCATATCCCTCCCAAACTCCTGATGTTCTCGTAGTTTTCCCAAAAAAATAAAACCCGACGCAGGACATGGCTTGCGTCGGGTTTTGGCGTAAAGGGGGGTATATCCTTGTTTTTGGGGTACTATCAGCGGTTTATTTGATGAAGGTCATCTTACGGGTTTCGATCACATTGCCTGCCCGAAGGCGGTACAGGTAGATGCCGCTTGAAAGGCCGGTGGCGTCGAAACGAACGGTGTAGCTGCCTGCGGGCTGCGTTGTATTTACGAGTACAGCAACACGCTGCCCGGTCAGGTTGAAGACCTCGAGCCGAACCTCCGTGGCTTCCGGAAGGGCGTATGCAATCTGCGTCGTCGGGTTGAACGGGTTGGGGTAGTTTTGGGCGAGCTGCACAGAGGCAGGTTTTTCGCCGGAGGGCTCCTGTCCGATGTGGGTAAAGGGTGGGGGCGACCAGCGTGCGAGTCGGGAGGCCGGTTGGCCCCCGGCTATGGTGAAATCGCCACCGGCGTACAGGTCATCGCCAATCACGGTGAGGGCTAACGCACTGCCGTTCAGTCCCGAACCGAGCGCCTGCCAGGTGCCTGTAGTTGTGTTGTAGCGGGCGATGTTGTTCGCCGCCTGTCCGCCGGCACCCGTGAATTGTCCGCCCACATAGAGGTCAGCACCCAGAAGCGCCAGAGATCTGACATCGTTATTGAGCCCTTCGCCCAGTGTATGCCAGCTTTCATCACTGATGGAATATCCGGCTATGCGGCTGGCAAACTGACCGCCCGCCAATACGAAGAACCCGCCTGCATAGAGGGTGTCGCCGGATACGGCAAGGGCATTGACGCCATTCACAACACCTTCGCCGAGTGCGTGCCAGCTGTCGGTGCTGATTTCATAGCGGGCTACGCGGCTTGCGGGCAGTTCCCCGGCACCGGAAAAAAAGCCGCCAACATACAGATCATCTCCGGATACCGCCAAAGAATGTACGCCGCTGTTTACCCCGTCACCCAGCGGGTGCCAGGTTTCGGTCATCATGTCGTAGCGGGCAATATTGTTTGCGGGCGCTCCGCCTGCCGCTGAGAAATCACCGCCCACAAATAAATTGATTCCGGAAACAACCAAGGCACGCACGTTGCCATCAACGCCGCTGCCCAGGGCATGCCAGCTGCCGCTGCTCAGGTTATACCGGGCTATGCGGCTGACCGGCTGTCCGCCTGCGAAGAAAAAAATGCCGCCGACATATACATCATCGCCGGACACGGCGAGGTCATATACCCAAAGATCCACACCTTCCCCGAGCGGATGCCAGGTATCATTCACCGTATCGTATTTTGCAACGTAACTGGCTTTTTGATTTCCAACCTTGGTAAAACTGCCGCCCACAAACAGGGTATCGCCCCTTGAAGCAAAAGCATGCACGGCTCTGTTGAAGCCATCACCGCCCGAAAGGGCCTGCCAGCTGTCGGTACTGATACTGTAGGAAGCAACATTGGTAGCGGATTTTTCACCGGCCTCCGTGAAATTTCCCCCGAGAAAAAGGGTGTCCTCAGCAAGTGCCAGCGCATACACATTATTGCTCACGCCGTTACCGGGCACCTGCCAGGTTTCTGAGGTTGTATCGAAACATGCAAGGCCACGCGTCGACTGCCCCCCGGCGTTGTTAAACGATCCGCCTACCCATAAACCGTCGCCACTGAGAGCCAAATCATGCACCGGTGCGTTCACACCCTCTCCCAAAACATGCCAGCTTTCCGCAGCCATGTCATACCGAGAAATATAATTGGCAGGCTGACCGCCGATACCGGTGAATTGCCCCCCAACAAACAAGTTGTCGCCACTGGCTAAAAGTGTATGAACCGATGCGTTGGCACCTTCGCCTACCGCGTGCCAGTTTCCGGTACTGAGATCGTATCGTGCAATGCCATTTGCAGGCTGACCGCCCGCGTTACTGAACTGCCCGCCTGCGTAGAGGTTATTGCCACTCACTGCCAGCGCGTTTACCCGCTCGTCCACACCATCGCCAAATGGATGCCAGCTTTCGCTGCTGATGTTATAGCGGGCTACCCGGCTGGCAATCTCCCCGTCGGCTCTGACGAACAGGCCGCCCACGAATAAATCGGTGTCATTGGTAGCAAGGGCGAACACCGAGCCGTTGAGTCCGGTGCCCATCGCGTGCCAGGTGCCGGTGCTCAGATTATAGCGGGCAATTCGGTTGGCGGTCTGTCCGCCGGCGCTGTTAAACTGTCCGGCTACAAAAAGATCATCCCCCGCAAGCTGCAGGGCCCAGACCGAAGCATTGACACCCTCCCCCAGCGCGTGCCAGCTGCCGGTACTTAGGTTGTAGCGCACAATGTGATTTGCGGGCTGTCCGCCGGCGGTGGTAAACTGCCCCCCGACGTACACATCGTCGCCGCTGAAAGCCAAGACCCGCACATTGCCGTTTACCCCCGGCTCAATACTTTGGAGGGTCCAGAATTCATTGTCGGGCTCATCGGCGCTGAAGGGGTGCAACAGCGGTGTGACGGTTTCTTCCTGCGTGAGATCAGCTTCAAAACGCAATACATCGGCGAGCGAAGCGGAAGTTTCCGAAACATCGGATGGGGCTGACTTTTCAGATGAAGGTAAAAGCGTTGGCTTAGCCGGATGCTGCTGTGCTGTGAGGGGGAGGGTTGTGAACAGAAGGATGAGGAGGGTGAGGAGAAATCTCATATCGAAAGGCAAGGGCACTGTAATTTTTGAGTTGATTGAGGCGGGAAATCGTATCTGCAGGGGTCAGGGGCGGGCTGCATTGGTTCAATGCCTAACATATCCTTTAGGATTGTAAAATGCCCGATTTTTATGGGTTTACCGCAGGGATGTTTTTCGTGTCCCCAAAAAGCAAGGGACTTATCTTCGCCTTGGGGTTTCCTGATCTGCTTCTAAACCCTTGATGTTCTCGGAGTTTTACCCAAAAATAAACAAGCCCTGACATGCTTCCCTGCGCCTGAATCGTACTCCCCAAACCGGAATGGCTTCTTTTTACGGGGTCTTTTGGTATTTTGGAGGCTTGCATAATCCATCCCAAAACCCTTCACCCCTTTCGCGGCCGGAAAAACCTGCCATCCGGCTTCAGGTTCGGCAATTTTTAATGGAGCTTTCGAAAACGGTTGTTTTTATTGATACTGAGGTCAATCCGCAGCGGGAGAAGGTGACCGATGCCGGGGCGGTTTTCAGCACGGGGGCTTCGTTTCACGGGAAGGATTTGCGGTCGCTCGGGCGCTTTGTTGCGACGGCAGATTTTCTGTGCGGACACAATTTCCTGCAGCATGATTACCGGTATCTCGCCCATCTGCCCGAGCTGCAGGCGTTCGGGCCGGAGCGCATTATTGATACGCTGTACCTCTCGCCGCTGCTGTTTCCGGAGAAGCCCTATCACCGGCTGCTGAAAGATGACCGGCTTGAGGGCTCGGATCAGAACAACCCGCTGAATGACGCCCAAAAGGCGCGGGATTTACTGAATGATGAGCTGACGGCCTTCAACCGGCTGAATCCGGTGAAGCAAACGATTTTTGCCGGACTTTTGGGAAATCCGGACGGCTTCGGGGCTTTCTTCCGGCTGCTCGGGATGGAAGCGAAATTGACGGATGCCTTCGAACTCATCCCGCTGATCTACGCCGACAAAATTTGTCATAACGCGGATATCGCCGGACTTACACAGCGTGCGCCGGTGGCGCTTGCCTACGCGCTCGCGCTGGCGGATACGCGCCAAAACGACTCCATTACCCCACCCTGGGTGCTGCGGAATTTCCCCGAAACGGGCGCGGTGATCGAACAGCTTCGCAATACGCCCTGCAAACCGGGCTGCGGTTACTGCAACAAAATGCTGAATCCGGTGCAGGGACTGCGGCATTATTTCGGCTATCAGGCCTATCGGACGTTCGACGGGGAGCCACTGCAGGAAAAAGCGGTGCAGGCCGCGCTCGAAGGGGATTCGCTGCTTGCTATTTTTCCGACCGGCGGCGGGAAATCGCTCACCTTTCAGGTGCCCGCACTTATGGCCGGCGAAAATACCCGCGGCCTGACCGTGGTGATTTCCCCGCTGCAATCGCTGATGAAAGATCAGGTCGATAACCTGCTCAAAAAGGGGATCACGCGGGCGGTGACCATCAACGGGCTGCTCGACCCGATCGAGCGCGCCGTGGCGATGGATCAGATCGAGAACGGACAGGCGTGCATGCTCTACATTTCACCGGAATCGCTACGTTCGGCGACCATCACGCGGCTGCTGGCCGGTCGCAAGATTACGCGCTTCGTGATTGATGAGGCACACTGTTTCTCCGCCTGGGGTCAGGATTTTCGGGTTGACTATCTCTACATCGGCAGGTTCATCCGCGAACTCGAAAAGCTGAAGGAGCTCAGCACGCCCATCCCCGTTTCCTGCTTTACGGCGACGGCCAAGAAACAGGTGATTGAAGACATATGCGGCTATTTCCGCGAGCACTGCGGGCTGGAGCTGCGCGTGTTTAAGTCGTCGGTGCGGCGGGTTAATCTCGAATACGAGGCCTGGCAGACTGAAGATGAAGCGCGCAAATATGAAAAAATGCGCGAGCTCGTGACCCGGAATGAGGAACCGGCCATCGTGTATGTTTCGCGAACAAAAAAGGCCAAAAAGATTGCGGAGCGCCTGATAAAGGACGGCATAGCGGCCCTGCCCTATCACGGGAAACTATCCAAGGAGGAAAAAACTGCGAATCAGGACGCCTTCATGCGGGGCGAGGTACAGGTTATGGTTGCAACTTCGGCCTTTGGCATGGGCGTGGATAAAGATGATGTGCAGCTCGTGATTCACTACGACATCTCGGACTCCCTCGAAAATTACGTGCAGGAGGCGGGGCGCGCAGGACGGAATCCTGAGCTGCAGGCGCGCTGCTACATCCTGTTTGACGAAGCCGATCTCGACAAGCACTTCATGCTGCTCAATCAGACCAAGCTCAGCATTCAGGAAATCAAGCAGGTGTGGAAAGCGGTCAAACAAATCACGAAGAGCCGGCTGACGGTTTCACAGTCGGCCCTTGAGCTGGCCCGCAAAGCCGGCTGGGATGACAGCGTGGAGGACATCGAAACGCGGGTCAAAACCGCGATTGCGGCGCTTGAGGAGTCGGGCTATCTGAGTCGGCGTCAGAACTCGCCACGGGTGTACTGCGACAGCATCATCCCCAAAAACGCGCAGCAGGCCATAGAACTGGTCGAAGCTTCGGGACGTTTCAGCCCAAAGCAAACCGAGGATGCAACGCGTATCCTTAAAAGTCTGTACTCGGCTAAAAGCCGGATTCTACGAGATGATGAGCTGGCTGAGAGCAGAATTGATTACATCTCCGACCGTCTGGACATTGAGCCGCTGCGGGTTATCGAAATGGTGCAGAAACTAAGAGAAATAAATGTACTGGCTGATGCCAAAGACCTTTCCCTATACCTGCAAAAAGAGTCCCGCACCAACCAATCTCTCAACCTGCTGAACCTGCATATCGAAACGGAGCGCTTCCTGCTGGCCAAAGTGCAGTATCAGGCCGAGAATGATCTGCGGGATCTCAGTGAAGCGCTGGAAACTGAGTCCGGTGTAAAGTCGGGTCTGAAAATACTCAAGACGCTCATCAGCTTTTGGTCGGTCAAAAATTATGCGAAAGATGCCTGGGAGCACGACCGGAAAACCGTGATTTTGCAGCTCAGCCGACGCCCGAAAGTATTTGAAGAAGCCATGCAAAAACGGCACCTGCTGAGCCGGTTTTTGGTGGAGTACCTGTTTGACAAGGCAAACGCCGGCGCTCCGCAGAATACTGATGACAAAGACGTGCGCCATCTGCGGGCGGACTTTTCCGTGCTCGAATTGCTTGAAGCCTGGAACCGGAAAAGTACCGGCGACCTCATGCAGACGGAAGCAAGCGCCGATGAAATCGAGGAAGCGCTGTTTTTCCTGAGTCGCATTGGCGCGATTACCATTGACGGCAGCTTCATGGTTATTTACAATAAGCTTACCCTTGAGCGGCTCGAGACCAATCCGCAGGTCCGCTACAAGGCGCAGGATTACGCCCGCCTCGAGGAGCACTACAAGCAGAAAACGGCGCAGATTCACATTGTGGGCGAATATGCGAAGCGGCTGCTCCGGGACTATCAGGACGCGCTGCTGTTTGTGAATGATTATTTCGAGCTGGAGAATGAAGCCTTCCTGAGCAAATATTTTGGCGGCAGCCGGAAGGAAATCACCCGAACCATCACACAGGCGAAGTTCAACAAGCTGTTTGGTGAGCTTTCGCCAGGACAGGTTCAAATCGTGAAAGAGCGAAAGCATCCGTATATCGCAGTTGCGGCGGGTCCGGGCAGCGGCAAGACCAAAGTGCTGGTACACAAACTCGCGGCCCTGCTGCTCACCGAAGATGTGAAACAGGATCAGCTGCTCATGCTCACCTTTTCGCGG
This genomic stretch from Cyclonatronum proteinivorum harbors:
- a CDS encoding fructose-1,6-bisphosphatase, giving the protein MYISEEEMRFLRLLAQQYPSIRAASTEIINLSAIMELPKGTEHFLSDIHGEYEAFLHVLRNGSGSIKRRIHEIFDGVLSLQEQQQLATLIYYPEQKMPLILKSIQKEKQAEWYSDTLFRLIKLCRVYSSKYTRNRVRKALPKDFAYIIEELLHQQESISNRQEYYTKIINSIIDTGRGGPFIIALSYLIQRLTIARLHVIGDVYDRGPGAHIIMDKLLEHHSVDFQWGNHDIVWMGAAAGSEACICNVIRVSLRYANMETLENGYAISMLPLISLAVDVYGQDPCKQFMPKDCSDFNSHEQMLMARMHKAITIIQLKLEGQIVQRRPQYGMKDRLLLDRINFEDATIDINGTTYPLIDSHFPTIDPENPYQLSEDEAIVMEKLVLSFKNSERLQAHTRFLFSKGSMYLTFNGNLLYHGCIPMTKDGKLAHFTFEGVDHGPRAFMDRLERLARQGYFAKDKPEQKLYGMDTMWYLWSGPQSPLFGKDKMATFERYFIADKSAHTENKNPYYKYRTEQNVAEAILREFGMNPAKGHILNGHVPVKVKGGEDPIKAGGKLLVIDGGFAKAYQSQTGIAGYTLIFNSYGLLLAAHQPFESTQKAIEKGEDIHSHTKIVEHNKKRIRVKDTDDGRRIQQTIDDLKMLLDAYRTGAIKELD
- a CDS encoding T9SS type A sorting domain-containing protein, encoding MRFLLTLLILLFTTLPLTAQQHPAKPTLLPSSEKSAPSDVSETSASLADVLRFEADLTQEETVTPLLHPFSADEPDNEFWTLQSIEPGVNGNVRVLAFSGDDVYVGGQFTTAGGQPANHIVRYNLSTGSWHALGEGVNASVWALQLAGDDLFVAGQFNSAGGQTANRIARYNLSTGTWHAMGTGLNGSVFALATNDTDLFVGGLFVRADGEIASRVARYNISSESWHPFGDGVDERVNALAVSGNNLYAGGQFSNAGGQPANGIARYDLSTGNWHAVGEGANASVHTLLASGDNLFVGGQFTGIGGQPANYISRYDMAAESWHVLGEGVNAPVHDLALSGDGLWVGGSFNNAGGQSTRGLACFDTTSETWQVPGNGVSNNVYALALAEDTLFLGGNFTEAGEKSATNVASYSISTDSWQALSGGDGFNRAVHAFASRGDTLFVGGSFTKVGNQKASYVAKYDTVNDTWHPLGEGVDLWVYDLAVSGDDVYVGGIFFFAGGQPVSRIARYNLSSGSWHALGSGVDGNVRALVVSGINLFVGGDFSAAGGAPANNIARYDMMTETWHPLGDGVNSGVHSLAVSGDDLYVGGFFSGAGELPASRVARYEISTDSWHALGEGVVNGVNALAVSGDTLYAGGFFVLAGGQFASRIAGYSISDESWHTLGEGLNNDVRSLALLGADLYVGGQFTGAGGQAANNIARYNTTTGTWQALGSGLNGSALALTVIGDDLYAGGDFTIAGGQPASRLARWSPPPFTHIGQEPSGEKPASVQLAQNYPNPFNPTTQIAYALPEATEVRLEVFNLTGQRVAVLVNTTQPAGSYTVRFDATGLSSGIYLYRLRAGNVIETRKMTFIK
- a CDS encoding RecQ family ATP-dependent DNA helicase, whose amino-acid sequence is MELSKTVVFIDTEVNPQREKVTDAGAVFSTGASFHGKDLRSLGRFVATADFLCGHNFLQHDYRYLAHLPELQAFGPERIIDTLYLSPLLFPEKPYHRLLKDDRLEGSDQNNPLNDAQKARDLLNDELTAFNRLNPVKQTIFAGLLGNPDGFGAFFRLLGMEAKLTDAFELIPLIYADKICHNADIAGLTQRAPVALAYALALADTRQNDSITPPWVLRNFPETGAVIEQLRNTPCKPGCGYCNKMLNPVQGLRHYFGYQAYRTFDGEPLQEKAVQAALEGDSLLAIFPTGGGKSLTFQVPALMAGENTRGLTVVISPLQSLMKDQVDNLLKKGITRAVTINGLLDPIERAVAMDQIENGQACMLYISPESLRSATITRLLAGRKITRFVIDEAHCFSAWGQDFRVDYLYIGRFIRELEKLKELSTPIPVSCFTATAKKQVIEDICGYFREHCGLELRVFKSSVRRVNLEYEAWQTEDEARKYEKMRELVTRNEEPAIVYVSRTKKAKKIAERLIKDGIAALPYHGKLSKEEKTANQDAFMRGEVQVMVATSAFGMGVDKDDVQLVIHYDISDSLENYVQEAGRAGRNPELQARCYILFDEADLDKHFMLLNQTKLSIQEIKQVWKAVKQITKSRLTVSQSALELARKAGWDDSVEDIETRVKTAIAALEESGYLSRRQNSPRVYCDSIIPKNAQQAIELVEASGRFSPKQTEDATRILKSLYSAKSRILRDDELAESRIDYISDRLDIEPLRVIEMVQKLREINVLADAKDLSLYLQKESRTNQSLNLLNLHIETERFLLAKVQYQAENDLRDLSEALETESGVKSGLKILKTLISFWSVKNYAKDAWEHDRKTVILQLSRRPKVFEEAMQKRHLLSRFLVEYLFDKANAGAPQNTDDKDVRHLRADFSVLELLEAWNRKSTGDLMQTEASADEIEEALFFLSRIGAITIDGSFMVIYNKLTLERLETNPQVRYKAQDYARLEEHYKQKTAQIHIVGEYAKRLLRDYQDALLFVNDYFELENEAFLSKYFGGSRKEITRTITQAKFNKLFGELSPGQVQIVKERKHPYIAVAAGPGSGKTKVLVHKLAALLLTEDVKQDQLLMLTFSRAAATEFKVRLKALIGNSAHFVKIATFHSYCFELAGRLGSLEKADGIIADTVERIRSGEIERNQITKSVLVIDEAQDMDADQFELVLALMRANEEMRVIAVGDDDQNIYAFRGSDSQHFAKFWNHKKRTAQFEMVENYRSAAIITNFSNSFVLGIRQRMKKTPTQSKVKFTGQLDLTQYPPQSSLLLPVAEAVTEAGLIGTTAVLTRTNEEAMLLNSLLRLRGVSSRLIQSNESFRLHDLRELRYFLDQLELEDGIFTIREEEWEEALRRMKMRFAESTVLKTCLEVLTGFRESTGRTLYRNDLLQYLREARLEDFLRQREGTVIVSTMHKAKGREFDTVYVMDGGHPPQTDEDHRLLYVAFTRAKRRLSIHAAHRAFGRHLPDGAILQEDDRRYPEPDLLTEQLTHKDVWLSFFRSRGSRIERLRSGMILTWNGEACLNERGEEVLRFSNAYRERMKQHEKRGFVLKEVVVAYIVWWKSEEEPQPAEIAHEADQETNAPSGTLHQNIPTSPQPEVLVALPRLRYARTPAETQAHIRD